In Monomorium pharaonis isolate MP-MQ-018 unplaced genomic scaffold, ASM1337386v2 scaffold_578, whole genome shotgun sequence, the genomic stretch GAGCTAAACTCGCTTAATAAatcaaagtaattttaatctctaaattttctaatgagAAATAGATTCTCGAAACATCGTTTCGATATCAAAACGAAAGTCGACACCCACATAGCACATGATATCATTAGAATATCCTGTACTCATACTGTGAACATGTACCGTATATAATGTACTgagaatattcttatattttctatatcattattcgtatattattagaacggacctgttatatctaaattagtatattatttctcgtacattcttagaatttacttttacaatctaaatatcttttaatgtttaaagtttatttttagcgtcaaaaaatgtaacgttaccaaaaataacaaaataatttctttatttcggTTAccatattgtaaatatatatataccgtaCATAATATACTGAGAATATTGTTGTAAGatcttctattatatatatatatatatatatatatatatatatatatatatatatataacgtcgAGCTTATTTTATAGGAGTGAGTAAAATCAGAGATAGAGATAGTGAAAATCATGTACTTTCATCGTTGTACACAAGCGTGGCACATGATTAGTAGGCACGCGCGGTAGTGGGAGCGACTTTTGCGCGTGCCCAAAACTGTCAAGGTGCCCAAAACATCAAGTCGCACCGTAATGTTTTCGCCCTCTTCCAAGCCCAACTAGCAATATATgagtattacatatataaggTTTTTtgataagatttgactattttttatattttttcgcaaCTTGTAAAGttctgtaattaatttttaatttttcctataCCTTTcttcttttgatattttttgtataatgcaaaagctaattttaattttttccacatttttcttcaagaatcggaacaattttttcacacaTGTTCCATTTTTCCAAGTTTTAgcacattatttaatttattatttacttttaataaactcAAAAACttagttatataatttaatcttcttttacaaatatcaacgcttttaatttaaaaaattttaaatttagtttacaATTAAAACCAATTATTTTGCTAATAGATTCTCATTTTCAATTAGCTTCAAATTTTGATGAGAATTGTCTGTTCACACATACATgctacattttattacaatatcttCTATTcacatatcaataaaaattatttcaataactaataattttttatcctaCAAACCAGTTTtatatttcagtttttaaataaagtttagcaactgtttatttatttcttacaaatgtcaggacatgtttttttatagttattttcgCTTAAACGATTCGGTCCATTTGTGTACTGGCAGTCAGTTTGGGAAGACTCCAAGGAAATACTGGAGAaacttcttaaaaaattagttttcgTTAAGTTTTTATTCGTAGATCCATTTTTCAGATGCATACGTCCAGTCGATCACTTCCTTTTCGCCAAACCATAGATCAATTTCCTTTTTGGCTGACTCGACTGAATCAGAGCCATGGATAATATTGCGTCCAACTTGTATGCAAAAATCGCCACGAATTGTGCCAGGCGCAGAATCTTTGGGATTTGTCTCGCCCAGCATCACGCGACCAgtttttacgacatttaagcCTTCCCAGACCTAAAACAGCGATTACATgtaaatacatgtaaatataacgaaaattttttcaaaagacaTCATTGATGTTAAAGCTTAAATTTGTtaacatattaacaatatataaagaatattcaacagatagaaaaaatttaaagagtaataagtgataaaataagataaaaatcaaaaatcaaaaattgcaattgagattttattttttaattatccaattttctacaaaaaataaaccagCCCACAAGTTAAATtgttagaaaacaaaaatgtcaTCTTAAACCATTTATTGTTTAAGATGACATAAATATCACAATCTTTCTCCAAATATATAAActcatataaaaacaaagttgtaagatttcattaatattttaagatttcaattaaaagaaaaaaacaaaatgtctACACATTGTTATGTAGACTTGTTTAAttcttgcaaaaaattaaacttactatttatttcacgttttttggtcaatttttataaaacaaaattgtatgatGCAACACTACTTATAGAGGACGATTTGATGCCATaatacaagtttttaaaaaatagatttgtttgattttggaaaactttaattattttattattatatattatataataaatttaccatCGGCACCACTGGTCCTGAACTCATGTATTTGACTAAACCTGGGAAAAAGGGTCTCGATGCCAGATCAGCATAGTGTTTCTTCAAGAGATCTTCAGAaggctaaaataaaaatatatttataatgtgtaaattagagatgtacaaatataaatatgtataaaaaatatgtatgtctTTTAGATAAGTGTACTAAAGTTCAAttgtatttctaaaattatgtaaaaaaatctgtatatCTTTTAGATAAGTGTAGTAGTGTACTAAAGTTCAAttgtatttctaaaataattaaaaattatatttcctaaataaatatgtcgcctgcatttaaattttctcatcttactcttctttttaaaaaatgttatttcaaagcattaacaaatatattttttaaaatattttaaatataaaaaattttatgttctattatgttaaatacaCATGCAAAACACAACTCTCTTATtgataaaagttattaaatttttcgtttaCTTTTGGTTCTTATGTAAAATCgcgttttgtaatatttatttgcaaacttGATAAGAAagtaacattataaatttaatcaattttttaacgtatactaataaaactctaataaatattcgtaCAAGTTTATTTGAGTCTATTTAGGGTCACTGCCAagctcttccataacgcgttacgttaggTACACGAAATTCAAAGAAATTCTTAACACAAAACCTAAAGAATTTAcattaaggatttctttgttcATTGATTTAAGTTCAATTTTAAGTACAAGCTTAGGTTTATATAGTGTACTTAACATAGCGTAATGTAAAAGAGTTTGTGTAGTGGTCCTTAcgcatttaaaagttatttatctaaaattatagCAAAGTCTGgtcgtttattatatattgcataagccattataaactaaattattcGTTTTGTTTGCAGATGGTTTCagagtcaaaattttttgaaatcaaaatttttttgtcattgaTTAATCATTGATAAACCTCAATTTTGAggtttatctttaaaatactattataaGTTCTTAAAAACATGATTGGGGAAATTAATGAACAACTTCTTTATATCTTGACTAGTTTGGCAGATTTATTTCGATAAATTGGTTACAAGACGTTTCAGTCAGACACTTTCTGACCCTTATCAAGTGTGTTTTGACATTGTTGATGATAACGAAGTAATCAAATTATACACTTGATAAAGACCAGAAGGCGTCTGACCAAAACGTTGTGTAAccaatttatcaaaataaatccaGACTAGTTAACATATAAAgaagttaattttttcaattgctgacaacaaaaataatattgagatTTGGATGATTATTGcgtggaattttttattacaaaaaataaattttactgtgtccatttgtcGGCAATGCTCATCACATAATGACAAATCTCctttatcacaattttatatgtaaaaatacttaaataattgtaatttatataatttaatgatttcaATTTGTCAGCTGTCAAACGCTTTTATTAAGCACAATTCAAttcaacatatttatataagttattgGTTATCCAAACAAGAAGCGagttttgaatatattacaaaatatgtaattgtttgaataaaggaacactttatttaaaataaaacaataattttgttaatgtaaattatttatatatttacaaaataatttattttgatctttatttttaaagatcaaaaataaaatttttattaactacattttatattgttatatttaaaaaatcaaatttttttaattgttttatatatttaaaatttttcctcgATTgcaactgtaatttttttaaaagctgACAAACACGTTTCTTTTGCTCAAGAGaaacatatttaaagaattgtttaacaattttttttagtatatatacattcaatgtacataaaaaataacattaaaaaggTTCATTCCTATAACACTTTTCGTTCACGTCTAACCGCAAAAGCGAAAAACTAAGTAAAAATGCCTAACTTCCGTCAACGATATCTCGGTGACTATTAATGGAAAATACTTTAACGTGTGCTCATTTTGTTCGTTATAAtgtatactttaaatttttgtaagccTATAGTCGATCCTATTAAGGcaaatattagttataaacaaaaatgtaaaaattggaattttttgcaaatttttattatttcttgccACCgttttttgcttatttttttattttaaaaaattgtaaaaattttttaaaaatacatatctaataggaaatttaatttcctacaaaaatgttctatagCCATTTTTCGTACAACGTACGAAGTATCGTTTACaacgataatttatatagataaccatctatacaaatttgacagctgtcaaaattcagtGACAGCTACTCTCACAACACAAAGCGCAACAAGAGAACTAATCAATATCGCGGAAGAGACAATTACTTCGAGATTTGCAATTATAGATATAACATGCATTTTGTAGAAAAGGGATGTTATATGCAgcttttatttgtttcaacaTTCTGTTGTTTATGTGAAGTTAAAAATGGATaccaaaaagttaaaaatcatGCTTTCtggttttataaatttaaacttggAGCAAAACACATTTGTAACATGTGtggtattattaataaaaaaacagcataaaaattgtttaaacaatttaaaaaagataatgaatTGCTAAAGGTTGAGCTGCACTCAAGATATCTATGTCATTGAAGATGATAAGCTGCATAAATATATGCGGTATCAAATCTACACAAAAGGTATGCAGACGTTGCTCAATTATTTCAATGTGAGCGGTTTGCAACTAGAAAGAGATTGCACTTACTGGATTTCTATAATCCGTATGAATTTTTTCTACtacataattgtatttaactCTGTCAATAATAGGAAATGTATTTCTACCTGTATTACCTAAAGTATGTGCGCCCCACacaaaatttacatacatacattaaacgaaacaaaaattctaatgagttattgaaaaatggaattaatttcagagaaaagggagaaaaaagttaaacattaaaataatatttatactaaaataattcaataatgcgtttttgtataaaattgaacAGCTGTGGtccatattttatatgagATATGTGCTATAGAAAGTTTAGAATGCAACTAACTTCAAGCTTTTTCTTGAAGCATTATTCAAtcttatgtattaaattaaaaaaattgcaaattaagaattagaataatttaaaaaattaaatgttttttatatttttaatctcaatcgattttattcttattggTTGTACCCATGGAGGAAAGAATAACAGAAGAAAGTGTAAGGTCTTTTTAAATGATGTGGGTAGCCAGAAAATATTGTTAGTTATCGGCAGCCTTTTCTTTTGTATGTATACACGCGGACATCTCTCTTACTTCTTTAATAGtcacacaaataaaaaaaaatggccTGTGGCGTGTCACTGTGAAGTTGGCACTGCAACTTTTCACACCGAAAGTTTTCATGACAGTTTTACTTGCATGCcaaatagttctagagttcctgataagttttagaaatagttccgttgatttagtttaaaaaatgaaatttgaaGTTATGGGGTGCTAATATCCTCTGGCACCTCACTAGTAAACTAAAGTCATATCAACAGTACTACTTGCACTCGCATTAGTTCTacagttcctgatagatttaGCAATAATTccatacattaaatatatttaaacaattttttaatttgaccactagcaccgcactacaagagtaaactatcACTTTATGGCAAGTTCCACAGTCGATTTTATGTCATTTTCTGATAATTCTCCAATAGTTCCAACGCATTTTGTcagtttcgtcgacagtttcggCCTTTaggcatttttaaacaattttttaatttgactgCTGGCACCGcaccacaagagtaaactaccactTTATGGAAAATTCCAGCTGACTGTATGGCATCTTCtgatagttctgcaatagttccaatgttttttgtaggtttcgtcgacactTCCAGTCTTTAggcattttttaacaatttttaatttgaccaATGACACCACACCAGAAAAGTAAACTACCACTTTATGGCGAGTTCCAACCAATTTTATAGCATTTTCTGACAGATCTGTATAATAATTCCAAAGCTTTTgcaaactattgcagaactgtcaaaaaattcCATAATGTCAAACTCGCCATAAAGTGatagtttactcttgtggtgCGATACCAGAGATcaaatcaaaaaattgtttaaatatatttaatgtacagaactattgctaaaatctaccaggaactgtagaactattgCGGGTGCGAGTAGAATTATTGatacaacttttgttttttactaGTGAGGTGCCAGAAAAAATTAGCACTTCATaacttcaaattttatttttttaaactaaatcaacgaaattatttctgaaacttatcaggaGCTCTAGAACTATTTGGGGTGCAAGTAAAACTGTCATGAAAACTTGCGATACAGAAAGTTGCGATGTCAACTTCACAGTGACCTGTGACATCCCCCCCTCCTCCTTACATTTAGCCATGTTGCGTGGTATATCCTCTCTCCTGTTATTCTTTCCTCCCTATTGTacctaatttttaatttgcaatccaggttatatatttaaaatataataaaaaattaattatatctatctAAATCACAAATATATGCTCATGAAATCACGAAACTTCAGTCATAAAGTAGCAACTAAGAAGAAGAATCTACGTCAATACAATTCCTTCAAAATactataaatctttaaattttcttatccTAAAAATAccttcttaaattttttctccccctttctctgtgacaaaaataaaatacaaattagaaGAGGATCTACAAATTTGGTTGAAAATGATTGAGaactaaaatatcaaaatttctaATCAAAAGTTCTAATAATGCAAgctacaatttttacaaaattggcataaaattgtttcaatatgTAAAATTCATACAAAAGCCTTTCATGTGTAAGCTAAAAATTAGAAGGTCAATCAATCAAATAAACCTTGaccttatctattttattttgactaattaaatttaattttttaaatttagtttttaatttacaatctcTCAGTAGTAATCTGATACatgctttattttatattttgtttctgaaatacttattctaaaaattgccagtatatatatatgtagttGTAAATCATACTTTCTCACTTTAAGTTAACTATGTTCCATATCTCATGTAGAACACGCGTTACAtaaggtattttttaatttattgattaattaatctcATTATTGGCAATTTTGCTGGTAATTGTTCAGTTTAGGAGGCTTGTTCttaaaaatcgataaaattatcCTCATTCCACGGGTTTTTGCACGAAATGAAagaatctggcagaaaaaagcgtcgctctgcCTCAATAAGGgaaatattaatcgttaaagttgaCTACTCATCAGGTTAGGATACCTATCGTTGCGtcgaaagttgcaaacccatatggtgcagagaatgctttgcacgcatacacacacacacacgggggtgcaagggggggccttcggcccctcctcccgcacccacttcatccaagtcgctaacccatgtggactttacttAGCTTGCATTGTACATGGGTTACCCCATGATATGACAGGTATTCTAACCTGGTGAGTAGtcaactttaacgattaatatttcGCTAAACGAGgcagagcgacgcttttttctgccagattctTTTATTTCGTGCAAAAACCCGTCGAATGAgcataattttatcgatttttagGAACAGGCCCCTAAACTGAACAATTACCAATCAAACATACATTATACAAAGTACGAAATGTAgctaacttaaaaaaaagaagcattaTTGACTATGTGTGTACAGTAGAACGTTCgtgaaataagaaaaacaattactttaattattaaccgaaattaataaatttcgagaTATGATCTCGCCAAGCCACGTGGCCCATTCACAAATTCTTTATCAATCTTTTAGAGTTAAGATGcgattgtaatataaattacacgcAAACATCGCTTACCCACAACATCTTCGTAGCTACGAGTTTAAAACCCTTTTCTTCGAATCGTTGAATAATTTTGCCGACTAGACCACGTTGTACGCCGTCTGGTTTAACCATAATAAAGGTGCGCTCCTTATTCTCCGCCATAACTATTTTGTAGATCTGTAGTAAAATCGAGATGAAGCACAAGACCATGCGATGCCGATGAGCCGCGAAAAAATGAGAATGAGAACGTGAGTGTCGTGAGTCCGTGAGTGTGACCGTGGCAATCTTCTCAAATCTTCTTGATCGTGGAGGGGAAATGTGCATAACgccgtaatcctaaggtccagGGTTGCCAGATTCTAAACTAGAGCACTAGAAAAGTAGGTATTCTCacatccgccatttttcttcaaactagcaagtaactagcataatgttttatatacactcactcgaaaaaaagcggtacacctaaaatttgtcaaaaaatcactaaacttccaataacgataactacgcgagtaataaagatagaaaggtttctaaaaaaagaaattaaagcttcaaatgtctactttaagaatttatttaataaaattttgcgtaataatttttttcaaaatggcgtatgacaaagtgagagcatgcgaaattgaaaaatattggtccgagtttgcgacgatccatggcgtgaggcaagtatcgcaacttaatgggataaaaagcatgcgatagtacagagttttcccttcaaaatgcttttttactcgtctcgatacgatgatttttcgctgagatatgcgcatttaaagtaaaaaactgcctttttatttaaatgcgcatatctcagcgaaaaatcatcgtatcgagacgagtaaaaaagcattttgaagagaaaactctgtactatcgcatgctttttatcccattaagttgtGATACTTGCCTCAtgccatggatcgtcgcaaaattggaccaatatttttcaattttgagtgtttttgctttgtcatacgccattttgaaaaaacgtaTCACACATAactgtgatataaaatttttttaagtggcaaTCCGAATCTTGAAAATGCTTCTTGGAAAACTTTGCTAGCTGTATTAGGTGCTgagatattcaattttgaatttttaacaatgcccaattttaactattgcaagaataaaaattccggGTTTCGCTAACAACTatggttaatttttattttaaaactcgaAACCATCCTCGGATTGTAAGCGTTCGACGTACATGTGCATGTGTGTTGCGTACCTAACTTCCCACGAATTTTTACTACTCCAGACTCACATTAACACAAGCAAATCTGAGTAGTTACGCGAACGAAGCTTCCCCATTAGGGAATtttgatattcgattttacCACGTAGAAAAAGTCATTGGGCTGTATCAGTTTCAGGAATTgcgatatctaataaaatagaCGACTTTCATCtgactatttcttattaaaaggtTTTACGATCGGAATTTGCACATCATGGGGCTCTGAAAAGTGccgttttgtgtgtgtgtgtgtgtgtgtgtggggggggggtgTTTAACTCAAGGATGACCCCATGGCTCGTCAGTTCCACAGTATTTTGCGAATCCAAACCTTTCTTgggtgtgtgcgcgcgcgtgtatgtgtgcgtgcatgTAAGCGCGAGAGTGTGTAAGCGTGAGTCTatgcgtgagagagagagagagagagagagagagagagacgagccAAGGGGTCCTTATCCTTGAGGTAAACACCTCCCCgccacacacgcacacacacacacacacaaaacggCACTTTTCAAAGCCCCGTGATGTGCAAATTCCGATCGCGCAACTTTCCTGTGGTGCACATTGGGTAATGCTAATGCCGACGGTAAAaccttttaataagaaatagtcaGATGAAAgtcgtctatttttattagatatcgcAATTCCTGAAACTGATACAGCCCAATGACTTTTTCTACGTGgtaaaatcgaatatcaaaATTCCCTAATGGGGAAGCTTTGTTCGCGTAACTACTCAGATTTGCTTGTGTTAATGTGAGTCTGGAGTAGTAAAAATTCGTGGGAAGTCAGGTACGcaacacacatgcacacgTCGAACGCTTACAATCCGAGGATGGTTtcgagtttttaaaataaaaattaaccatAGTTGTTAGCGAAACtcggaatttttattcttgcaataCCCAATAAACATTCGGATGACTTTTGGAGGACTTGTAAGTTATCTTTTTAAGAGCTCTTTAAGATGTCCATAAAGTTGTCAATTTGACATCTTTTTGACGTCTTGCATGCAAAACTTAACTTTTTGATCACTTTTGAAAGATGACTTTTTTGACGTATTAAAAAGTGATCTTTAAAGACATCTTTTGTAAGTTGTCTTCAAGTTGTCCAATTACAGAACTTTAAGACATCAATTAGAGAACTTTGCTCACTCGAGTTTTCCGAACGCAGCTCGAGAGAGGGTACTGCACAACATAAcctagaaaaaataaaatataaaactgcaGTCATCGAGTATTAAGTATCGACAGTCATCGTGTATATACgtgagatattaatttaataatataattatgttgaaaAGGAAAAATGTCGAAGACTGCATGAAAAAACATATCAAAAAGATTAGTaagtataattgtttaatatttgctcTAATGTATGATACGTAtcgtgtatattatatttttaatgtaattttaataaatattttgtgcatgaatttttattaatattttgatacgtacataattatctttttaataaattatttattaacacgtgcattattatatgaggtaaatataattacgtatttatttacgtattctAACCTGTACACTATACAATtttgtgtttatatatatatacataattaaattacatattagttcataattacacattttatatttcaattttttaattaatttattaaacattttttgtaacttttactataattgtaatttacagTTGAGTATAcgtgtatgtaaaaaattaataaatcctCTTCACAACAGATAAAATCACAATTTGTAatgagttatttatttaaaatatttaaacgtattaaattttatttagaaattttaattatgttacgtTTTAGGAAGCAAAAATGATTACCGTTGGAGGCGATAATTTCGACAaagctataaaaaaatgatgtcAGTGATTATGACCGATGAGTTAG encodes the following:
- the LOC105831407 gene encoding nucleoside diphosphate kinase, translated to MHISPPRSRRFEKIATVTLTDSRHSRSHSHFFAAHRHRMVLCFISILLQIYKIVMAENKERTFIMVKPDGVQRGLVGKIIQRFEEKGFKLVATKMLWPSEDLLKKHYADLASRPFFPGLVKYMSSGPVVPMVWEGLNVVKTGRVMLGETNPKDSAPGTIRGDFCIQVGRNIIHGSDSVESAKKEIDLWFGEKEVIDWTYASEKWIYE